The Temnothorax longispinosus isolate EJ_2023e chromosome 4, Tlon_JGU_v1, whole genome shotgun sequence genome has a window encoding:
- the LOC139811691 gene encoding polypeptide N-acetylgalactosaminyltransferase 1-like, giving the protein MALTRRKSLVKLLFCTLYIIGILIIAKQLFRANDNPRVYKEQLPFPRDGNNSRRQKDVDIALQRLQVERYEQQISKLERNVVPGLGDDGEPAYLYGRDKVLGEAALAKKALNVVLSNKISLTRKLPDVRNPLCANLTYDRLLPSASIIIIFYNEPWSVLLRTVHSVLKGSPPNLLKEIILVDDHSEEEELQGQLDYYLSTRLPAKVKLLRLPYRQGLIRARLHGAKIARGDVLVFLDAHCEVIKDWLQPLLQRIKENKSAVLMPIIDNISEETLEYFHDNEAFFFQVGGFTWSGHFTWINIQKPEIESRSSPISPTRSPTMAGGLFAIDKRYFWEIGSYDDKMDGWGGENLEISFRIWQCGGTLEIIPCSRVGHIFRNFHPYKFPNDKDTHGINTARLAFVWMDEYKRLFLLHRSEFKDNPKLIGDISKRLELRKKLKCKSFKWYLDNVYPEKFIPDENAIAYGRVKLRNRRLCLDNLQREEDKPYNLGLYNCHTKLYPSQFFSLSKSGELRREETCGRILDIDAKPYAQIQMSDCNSEKGGKEWVLTKDGRIIHVETGLCLDGTKLHSDENVRATRCSNVPDQFWKFDFYSNKVLSA; this is encoded by the exons atggcGCTTACCCGTCGCAAGTCTCTGGTGAAATTGTTATTTTGCACATTGTACATAATCGGTATTCTGATCATTGCCAAGCAATTATTTCGTGCCAATGACAATCCCAGAGTTTACAAGGAGCAGCTTCCATTCCCGAGGGATGGCAATAACTCTCGGAGGCAGAAAGATGTGGATATTGCGTTACAAAGGTTGCAGGTGGAGAG atatgaGCAGCAGATATCAAAATTGGAACGCAACGTTGTACCTGGACTCGGGGACGACGGAGAACCCGCTTATCTATACGGAAGAGATAAGGTTCTAGGTGAAGCGGCACTTGCGAAAAAAGCGTTGAATGTCGTCCTCTCAAATAAGATATCGTTGACCAGAAAATTACCAGATGTACGCAACCCCCT ATGTGCAAATCTTACATACGATAGATTATTACCAAGTGctagtataataattattttttataacgaaCCATGGAGCGTTCTGTTACGCACAGTGCACAGTGTCTTGAAGGGTTCTCCGCCAAATCTATtaaaagagattattttaGTGGACGATCACAGCGAGGAAG AAGAACTTCAGGGACAATTGGATTATTATCTTTCGACGCGTTTACCCGCCAAAGTAAAGCTACTGAGATTACCGTATAGACAAGGATTGATACGTGCTCGTCTACATGGGGCTAAAATTGCTAGGGGCGATGTTCTCGTCTTCCTGGATGCACATTGCGAAGTTATTAAAGACTG GTTACAACCTCTGCTACAGCGAATAAAGGAGAATAAAAGTGCTGTACTAATGCCAATAATTGATAACATTTCCGAGGAGACATTAGAATACTTCCACGATAACGAGGCGTTTTTCTTTCAAGTTGGTGGTTTTACATGGTCGGGACATTTCACGTGGATAAATATTCAGAAACCCGAGATCGAGTCGCGTTCCTCTCCTATATCGCCAACTAGGTCTCCTACTATGGCAGGCGGTCTATTTGCTAttgataaaagatatttttgggAAATTGGTAGTTATGACGATAAGATGGATGGCTGGGGAGGCGAAAACTTGGAGATATCCTTCAGA ATTTGGCAGTGCGGTGGTACTCTAGAAATCATTCCTTGCTCTCGCGTTGGCCATATATTTCGAAACTTTCATCCATATAAATTCCCAAACGATAAAGATACTCACGGAATAAATACTGCCCGTTTAGCATTTGTATGGATGGATGAATATAaacgattatttttacttcatcGTAGTGAATTCAAG GACAATCCAAAACTCATTGGCGACATAAGCAAACGTTTGGAATTGCGGAAAAAACTCAAatgtaaaagttttaaatggTATCTCGACAATGTTTACCCGGAAAAATTCATTCCCGATGAAAACGCAATAGCTTACGGCCGTGTCAAATTGCGCAATAGACGACTGTGTTTAGACAATCTGCAACGTGAAGAAGATAAACCGTACAATTTAggtttatataattgtcacaCCAAGTTATATCCAAGTCAG TTTTTCTCGTTGAGCAAGTCCGGCGAATTACGGAGAGAGGAAACATGTGGGAGAATATTGGATATTGATGCAAAACCGTATGCGCAAATTCAAATGTCTGACTGCAACAGTGAGAAAGGTGGAAAGGAATGGGTATTAACGAAG GACGGCAGGATAATACATGTGGAAACTGGTCTCTGCCTCGACGGTACTAAACTACATAGCGATGAGAACGTACGAGCGACTCGTTGTAGTAATGTACCAGATCAATTCTGGAAATTTGATTTCTACTCTAATAAAGTGCTATCTGCATAG
- the LOC139811688 gene encoding ribosomal protein S6 kinase-like 1, which yields MAPAKDKWIRRFIITETRRHKKGFTIYKVISMVFLKSSHEEVSKVSVWKRYNDFKKLHSELSHLHKRLGTKETFPTFPKSKYFGRFEAEVLEERKRYALKFLEFVGRYSYLYSSDIFITFFETSHVDNYTNDCAHSLNSDTSEDDRIAAFGDSALVNDNTVQSTLPAPLKASRNVSTNPCSTLSSVNRTNKNELTVYRRKNESHGSINLQNANVSREEQNCKTAKLQTQDAIIEHYDAHQNKNLDKSDAATLGDASGFDCLNNNISKLISNYDTHPVILHKEVNVSQARTDSTQYLLIAAAHISAAFTHESIAEYKEAFAQYKLGISCLINGVQFDTDSTRVPSIKDKISKYLARAEQLYNKHLNCNISVIHKPISELQYYKVLKIMKSVMLVMDIRSNCNRIIKTVEKSCIYEDNISNYVLRNQVPYMVYLCACIETETSVFLVLQYASCGKLWDFVRLHYKVSDSSCNVISNHTYNRDISGQANSNENIRGPNKADEVTENKVQGDHQYATDIQSDNYIKMPTIQLLEKSQELLQSVNATLRKSNSIANRLNEYKELRHSESIPSLNTKTVTQFYKETDLTLSNTYRNKSPNLNNMKIDDIIVAEKSSKNSFVENKDPKGDNSSLTNSNQDPNMSRNICASILNGSMARDSLKNNKMDNLLRNNSTSRIISMQNASTNNTIHICENNNTESISNHINSSNINFSTDETQYSHLCKENNVDEEQEFWRVPESVIRSWAAEILLALEALHQQNILILDFKPDDILLDDAGHIRLTYTIPRHNVELSKLIYPYSSPESVMFSPTIPVTSATDVWSFGVILYELLTGTMFSKKHPGSFHSHSTINIPSSLSESARSLLGGMLKYHPEERLTVNEIKRHSFFARTDWLNMINSQT from the exons ATGGCACCTGCAAAGGACAAATGGATCAGGCGTTTTATAATTACCGAAACGAGACGGCACAAGAAGGgctttacaatttacaaaGTTATTTCTATG GTATTTCTGAAATCCTCTCACGAGGAGGTGTCGAAGGTATCCGTATGGAAGCGTTACAATGATTTTAAAAAGCTGCACTCGGAACTTAGTCACTTACACAAGCGTTTGGGAACAAAGGAGACCTTCCCAACTTTTCCCAAGTCGAAATACTTTGGCAGATTTGAGGCTGAAGTTTTggaggagaggaagagatacgctcttaaatttttggaatttgTAGGACGATACTCGTACTTATATTCGAGCGATATCTTTATAACGTTCTTCGAAACTAGTCACGTAGATAATTATACTAATGATTGCGCACATTCCCTGAATTCCGATACGTCCGAAGACGATCGTATTGCTGCTTTCGGCGATTCTGCGCTTGTAAATGATAATACAGTGCAAAGCACCCTTCCGGCTCCATTGAAAGCGTCTCGCAATGTATCGACAAATCCATGTTCCACTTTGTCAAGCGTTAATCGTACGAACAAGAACGAATTAACGGTGTATCGGAGAAAGAATGAATCTCATGGCAGTATTAATCTACAGAATGCCAACGTTAGTAGAGAGGAGCAAAACTGTAAAACGGCAAAATTGCAAACGCAAGATGCTATCATTGAACATTATGACGCgcatcaaaataaaaatttagataaaagtgATGCGGCGACGCTCGGCGATGCATCAGGATTTGATTGTCTGAACAACAATATCAGTAAACTTATTTCAAATTACGATACACACCCTGTAATATTACATAAGGAAGTAAATGTTTCCCAGGCGCGGACAGATTCTACGCAATATCTTTTGATAGCTGCCGCTCATATAAGTGCAGCCTTCACGCATGAATCCATAGCGGAATACAAGGAAGCTTTCGCACAGTACAAATTGGGAATATCGTGTCTGATAAACGGTGTGCAGTTTGACACAGACAGCACAAGAGTACCAAGCATAAaggataaaatatcaaaatacttGGCTAGAGCTGAACAATTATATAACAAGCATTTAAATTGTAACATTTCAGTAATACACAAACCGATATCAGAGCTTCAATATTATAAAGtgcttaaaataatgaaatccGTGATGCTTGTAATGGATATACGTTCAAATTGTAACAGAATAATCAAG ACTGTAGAAAAATCTTGTATTTATGAAGACAACATAAGCAATTATGTGTTACGCAACCAAGTACCTTACATGGTATATTTATGCGCGTGTATTGAAACTGAGACTTCTGTATTTTTAGTCCTCCAATATGCAAG TTGTGGAAAACTGTGGGACTTTGTAAGACTACATTACAAAGTATCTGACAGTTCGTGTAATGTAATTTCAAATCACACGTATAATAGAGATATCAGTGGACAGGCCAATAGCAATGAAAATATTCGTGGACCAAATAAGGCAGATGAAGTTACGGAAAATAAAGTACAGGGAGATCATCAATACGCGACGGATATTCAAAGtgataactatataaaaatgccTACTATACAATTGTTAGAAAAGTCGCAAGAATTATTACAATCTGTTAACGCAACATTGAGGAAAAGCAACTCTATCGCAAATCgattaaatgaatataaagaattaagaCATTCCGAAAGTATACCATCGCTGAATACAAAAACTGTCACACAGTTCTATAAGGAGACAGATCTTACATTATCTAATACTTATCGCAACAAGTCACCAAATCTTAATAATATGAAGATAGATGACATTATTGTTGCAGAAAAGTCTTCGAAAAACAGTTTTGTAGAGAACAAAGATCCAAAAGGCGATAATTCTTCATTAACGAACAGCAACCAAGATCCAAATATGTCGAGAAACATTTGTGCATCTATATTAAATGGAAGTATGGCTCGCGATTCactcaaaaataataaaatggatAATTTATTGCGTAACAACTCTACTTCGAGGATTATTTCAATGCAGAACGCGTCGACCAATAATACAATACACATctgtgaaaataataatactgaaAGCATATCCAATCACATAAATTCatcaaacattaattttagcACTGATGAAACGCAATATTCGCATTTGTGTAAAGAGAATAATGTAGATGAAGAGCAGGAGTTTTGGCGAGTGCCGGAAAGTGTAATTCGATCATGGGCAGCGGAAATTCTTTTAGCTTTAGAAGCACTTCATCAACAGAATATCCTGATTCTCGATTTCAAACCCGATGATATTCTTCTCGACGACGCAGGACATATCCGGCTTACTTATACCATACCGCGACACAATGTTGAATTGTCTAAACTAATATATCCATATTCGTCACCCGAGTCAGTAATGTTTTCTCCGACTATTCCCGTTACGTCCGCCACAGATGTTTGGAGTTTCGGAGTTATTTTGT
- the LOC139811697 gene encoding COMM domain-containing protein 3 has translation MELAKEIIDGVADIQNSNILPEETFLQLLDIIMLHISKNVSNGKTAVANVYPSKSDLIKAAFANISCLFIEAARHDYDEESLKHFLHNEHIDGQRIETLCSRYINNKENIQTQLELTGNNLPHVVDIDWRLHHCVKMSTHFTNVPIYNIRVSTKECNQMRHVTFTCTVQQLQELVHKLKDVVRHIEKISNI, from the exons ATGGAACTGGCGAAGGAAATTATCGACGGCGTAGCAGACATCcaaaatagcaatattttaCCCGAAGAAACGTTTCTacaattattagatattataatgttGCATATTTCTAAGAACGTTAGCAACGGAAAAA CTGCTGTCGCTAATGTATATCCATCCAAGTCGGATCTGATAAAAGCTGCTTTCGCCAATATATCTTGCCTCTTCATAGAGGCTGCTCGACACGACTATGATGAAGAAAGTCTGAAACATTTCCTACACAATGAACATATCGATGGGCAAAGAATTGAAACGCTATGTAGTAGGTACATAAACAACAAGGAAAATATCCAGACTCAATTGGAATTGACAGGAAATAACTTACCGCACGTAGTGGACATAGATTGGCGTTTACATCATTGCGTTAAG ATGAGCACTCATTTTACCAACGTACCAATTTATAACATACGAGTGAGTACAAAAGAGTGCAATCAAATGAGACATGTAACATTTACGTGTACCGTACAACAACTGCAAGAGTTGGTGCACAAGCTGAAGGATGTTGTAAGACACATTGAAAAAATATCCAATATATAG
- the LOC139811689 gene encoding F-box/LRR-repeat protein 4-like, producing MEMIDDRNEILNCYPSHCTEYPYLGRFVARKDDITFRYQFVKKFCGLDNCDDNNPNIYKYVDYICGIPKHFPNYGADFPQTFVMKNYGVDISISPWREEAEVDYTPRDIRNKNISNYIDIAFDTCAYPVRISIYEIYNPGNVIKIWAQKPSGQWDLLWKGSPQIVPQTARLFSPPLRKCNFKTRTFRLEFKNTIMNYETAIDAVMFIGTSKKIYSKNFGESLTDLLKRINCTALHQEDVYNLTPDYRNAHSDICTLRKNVSEYCIIYERNIEEVSRKCYGEKCYHDYKRTKVSWKDIPDYVSRILSSKHHNQKLPKNDLGSSKRIKLSSDESRKLSHYSLSFFPDEILLKILMNLDLMTLYSVSCVNKRFNKIAQDSRLYTCLNVRNTRDMPIIYINNIFNYFMPRCKYLERVDFTHSDFSISLFEKFFENCGKHLTHLRLGQCRSVNDHVLLKISTICKKLKELDLRGCQDITEEGFSYLENLDGRLEHLSLGVTCITHQTLCKILQKNQGMRELNLERFECDLIFSFEISEEAEVYYKRVALELRNSCRDLEKINLAGVFNITPQSIKILGGCKNLRKVNLRIPYNSDENNYCSLFSSCRESLEEVHLSRIRFTDYALGLLAQCKNLKQLYLYRCNIAYNSFLTYSIIFEQCLELQKFHLVCCNISRCLAKQWEKQYPHVSVLVTETPRILPRLN from the exons ATGG AGATGATAGATGATAGGAATGAGATACTAAATTGTTATCCTTCACATTGCACTGAATATCCCTACCTCGGCAGATTCGTCGCAAGAAAGGATGATATTACCTTCAGGTATCAATTTGTGAAGAAATTTTGTGGTCTTGACAATTGCGACGACAATAATCCTAACATATATAAGTATGTCGACTATATATGTGGGATACCTAAACATTTTCCAAACTATGGAGCAGATTTTCCACAAACGTTCGTTATG aaaaattatgGCGTGGATATCTCAATATCCCCATGGCGAGAGGAAGCAGAAGTTGATTATACACCAAGGGATATTAGGAACAAAAATATCAGTAATTATATCG aCATCGCGTTTGATACATGTGCATATCCAGTCAGAATTTCtatatacgaaatatataatcctggaaatgtaattaaaatttgggCTCAAAAACCTAGTGGTCAATGGGATCTATTGTGGAAGGGATCGCCTCAGATTGTGCCCCAGACAGCAAGACTATTTTCGCCACCATTGCGAAAGTGTAACTTCAAAACCAGAACGTTCAGACTGGAATTTAAGAACACCATAATGAATTATGAAACAGCGATAGATGCTGTGATGTTTATTGGAACATCGAAAAAGATCTATTCCAAAAACTTTGGAGAGAGTTTAACTGATCTGCTAAAAAGAATAAACTGCACAGCTCTTCATCAGGAGGATGTTTATAATTTGACACCAGATTATAGAAATGCACACTCGGATATATGCACTCTTCGAAAGAATGTTTCtgaatattgtattatttatgaaag AAATATAGAAGAGGTTTCCAGAAAATGTTATGGGGAAAAATGTTATCATGATTACAAACGTACAAAAGTATCTTGGAAAGACATCCCTGATTATGTTTCCAGGATATTATCTTCAAAACATCATAATCAGAAATTACCAAAAAATGATCTTGGTTCTTCGAAGCGTATAAAACTCTCTTCGGATGAATCCAGAAAGCTGTCACATTACAgtttatctttctttcct gacgaaatattactaaaaatattaatgaacttGGATTTAATGACGTTATACAGCGTGAGCTGCGTAAATAAGCGCTTCAATAAGATAGCACAGGACTCTAGACTTTATACATGTTTGAACGTGCGAAATACCCGCGATATgcctattatatatattaataatatatttaattactttatgcctagatgtaaatatttggaACGGGTAGATTTTACACATAGCGACTTTTCTATTTcgcttttcgaaaaattttttgagaattgCGGGAAGCATTTAACACACTTACGATTAGGTCAATGCAGATCTGTTAATGATCATGTCCTACTCAAAATTTCAacaatatgcaaaaaattaaaag aattagATCTAAGGGGATGTCAAGACATTACGGAAGAAGGCTTTTCATATCTCGAGAATCTAGATGGCCGGCTGGAACATTTAAGTCTTGGTGTTACATGTATAACACATCAAACTCTTTgtaaaatactgcaaaaaaatcAAGGAATGCGTGAATTAAATTTGGAACGGTTCGAATGTGatcttatattttcatttgaaATTTCGGAAGAAGCCGAAGTGTATTACAAAAGAGTCGCATTAGAGTTGAGAAATTCGTGTCGAGacttggaaaaaataaatttagcaggcgtatttaatattacaccGCAAAGTATTAAAATCCTTGGTGGCTgtaagaatttacgaaaagtgAACCTTCG aATCCCGTACAATAGTGATGAGAATAACTACTGCAGTTTATTTTCCTCCTGTCGAGAGTCCTTGGAAGAAGTCCATTTGAGCAGGATTCGGTTCACCGATTACGCTTTGGGATTACTAGCGCAGTGCAAAAACTTGAAACAGTTATATCTTTATAGATGTAACATAGCGTATAATTCATTTCTAACATATTCTATCATTTTCGAGCAATGTCtcgaattgcaaaaatttcatCTTGTGTGCTGCAATATTAGTCGCTGCTTGGCGAAGCAGTGGGAAAAGCAATACCCACACGTGTCTGTTCTCGTAACCGAAACCCCGCGTATACTCCCTCGCTTGAACTAA
- the LOC139811692 gene encoding facilitated trehalose transporter Tret1-like isoform X2, whose protein sequence is MNIFLFNFLPRIADRSSKEKITLADIMPQIIASCMIQCINIKAGINMAYSTILLDGLESDNSDIKVTESEGSWIASLVTITLPIGSIIAGPLMDKFGRKTICLLSCVPAAVSWVSLLFANSLITIYAARVVAGIAAGLTTVALVYISELTHPQVRPMLLCLTSVFVSLGILITCCLAVMLDWRKMTIIFLALECCIFSILYFIPESPYWLMCFQNGMFNEKRISKMKHSLKRLNRRQTIYEEEYSRIMETCGSRVASDEAPKSIAVAIKNYYHMFTSPAAYKPLLILFFLFLLQQLSGSYVIIFYAISVFREMGGTFGKNFNEHSALVMLGIIRFVISIVTVFCSRKYGRRVLCILSGIGMAISMFLSGMYMHFALSYDENGNTEETTVDQKWLLLFFVLAYICTSSLGFIVIPWTMIGELLPVSIRGIGGGLMVSLAYIMMFAVIKSYPYLLKSMTIEGIFFSFSFISLTGTAFVYFFLPETLGKSFSDIEKFFSSTKERKTRNANSRNS, encoded by the exons atgaatatttttttatt tAATTTTCTTCCACGGATCGCCGATAGAAGttcgaaagagaaaattacATTGGCAGATATAATGCCACAG ATTATTGCAAGCTGTATGATTCAGTGTATAAACATAAAGGCTGGTATAAACATGGCTTACAGTACCATTTTATTAGATGGATTAGAATCAGATAATTctgatataaaagtaaccGAGAGCGAAGGATCTTGGATCG CAAGTCTAGTTACAATAACATTGCCAATAGGATCTATCATTGCTGGGCCTCTGATGGATAAATTTGGACGCAAAACAATTTGTCTGTTATCTTGCGTTCCCGCAGCAGTATCATGGGTTTCTTTGTTATTTGCCAACTCCTTAATTACTATTTATGCGGCTCGAGTTGTAGCTGGAATCGCAGCAGGCTTAACAACCGTCGCTTTGGTTTACATATCAGAACTTACACATCCGCAAGTCAGACCGATGCTTCTGTGCCTTACTTCCGTGTTTGTGTCGTTAGGTATATTGATTACCTGCTGTCTGGCCGTGATGCTAGACTGGCGCAAAATGACTATAATTTTCCTCGCACTAGAGTGTTGTATTTTCTCAATACTTTACTTTATACCTGAAAGTCCCTACTGGcttatgtgctttcaaaatgGCATGTTTAATGAGAAACGAATTTCCAAAATGAAACACAGTTTGAAACGGCTTAACAGAAGGCAAACA atTTATGAGGAAGAATATTCGCGAATTATGGAGACTTGCGGAAGTCGTGTGGCGAGTGACGAAGCGCCAAAAAGTATAGCAGTAgccataaaaaattattaccacATGTTTACATCCCCGGCAGCCTATAAGCCTCTGCTGAtacttttcttcctttttttactGCAGCAATTATCCGGCTCATATGTGATCATATTTTATGCCATTTCCGTTTTTCGCGAAATGGGTGGAACATTTGGCAAGAATTTTAACGAACACAGCGCGCTCGTTATGCTAGGTATCATTCGATTCGTTATAAGTATAGTAACAGTTTTTTGTAGTAGAAAATACGGCAGGAGAGTTCTTTGCATCTTGAGTGGGATTGGAATGGCCATTTCTATGTTTCTTTCTGGAATGTACATGCATTTTGCGCTGTCGTACGATGAAAATGGTAATACGGAGGAAACCACGGTGGATCAAAAGTGGCTATTATTATTCTTCGTATTGGCTTACATCTGCACTAGTTCGCTTGGATTTATAGTCATACCGTGGACAATGATCGGGGAACTATTACCCGTGTCTATACGTGGTATTGGTGGGGGTCTCATGGTTTCTCTCGCTTACATAATGATGTTTGCTGTGATAAAGAGCTATCCGTACCTTTTGAAAAGCATGACTATCGAgggtatttttttctcttttagcTTCATATCTCTAACTGGTACagcttttgtatatttttttctgcctGAAACTCTGGGCAAATCATTTTCCGATATTGAAAAGTTCTTCTCCTCTactaaagagagaaaaacgcGCAATGCTAATTCtagaaattcttaa
- the LOC139811692 gene encoding facilitated trehalose transporter Tret1-like isoform X1 encodes MNQTREIDEGETRTVMEPNERLRNEVSNFLPRIADRSSKEKITLADIMPQIIASCMIQCINIKAGINMAYSTILLDGLESDNSDIKVTESEGSWIASLVTITLPIGSIIAGPLMDKFGRKTICLLSCVPAAVSWVSLLFANSLITIYAARVVAGIAAGLTTVALVYISELTHPQVRPMLLCLTSVFVSLGILITCCLAVMLDWRKMTIIFLALECCIFSILYFIPESPYWLMCFQNGMFNEKRISKMKHSLKRLNRRQTIYEEEYSRIMETCGSRVASDEAPKSIAVAIKNYYHMFTSPAAYKPLLILFFLFLLQQLSGSYVIIFYAISVFREMGGTFGKNFNEHSALVMLGIIRFVISIVTVFCSRKYGRRVLCILSGIGMAISMFLSGMYMHFALSYDENGNTEETTVDQKWLLLFFVLAYICTSSLGFIVIPWTMIGELLPVSIRGIGGGLMVSLAYIMMFAVIKSYPYLLKSMTIEGIFFSFSFISLTGTAFVYFFLPETLGKSFSDIEKFFSSTKERKTRNANSRNS; translated from the exons atgaaTCAAACAAGAGAAATCGATGAAGGAGAGACGCGCACAGTTATGGAACCTAACGAGAGACTTCGCAATGAAGTCAG tAATTTTCTTCCACGGATCGCCGATAGAAGttcgaaagagaaaattacATTGGCAGATATAATGCCACAG ATTATTGCAAGCTGTATGATTCAGTGTATAAACATAAAGGCTGGTATAAACATGGCTTACAGTACCATTTTATTAGATGGATTAGAATCAGATAATTctgatataaaagtaaccGAGAGCGAAGGATCTTGGATCG CAAGTCTAGTTACAATAACATTGCCAATAGGATCTATCATTGCTGGGCCTCTGATGGATAAATTTGGACGCAAAACAATTTGTCTGTTATCTTGCGTTCCCGCAGCAGTATCATGGGTTTCTTTGTTATTTGCCAACTCCTTAATTACTATTTATGCGGCTCGAGTTGTAGCTGGAATCGCAGCAGGCTTAACAACCGTCGCTTTGGTTTACATATCAGAACTTACACATCCGCAAGTCAGACCGATGCTTCTGTGCCTTACTTCCGTGTTTGTGTCGTTAGGTATATTGATTACCTGCTGTCTGGCCGTGATGCTAGACTGGCGCAAAATGACTATAATTTTCCTCGCACTAGAGTGTTGTATTTTCTCAATACTTTACTTTATACCTGAAAGTCCCTACTGGcttatgtgctttcaaaatgGCATGTTTAATGAGAAACGAATTTCCAAAATGAAACACAGTTTGAAACGGCTTAACAGAAGGCAAACA atTTATGAGGAAGAATATTCGCGAATTATGGAGACTTGCGGAAGTCGTGTGGCGAGTGACGAAGCGCCAAAAAGTATAGCAGTAgccataaaaaattattaccacATGTTTACATCCCCGGCAGCCTATAAGCCTCTGCTGAtacttttcttcctttttttactGCAGCAATTATCCGGCTCATATGTGATCATATTTTATGCCATTTCCGTTTTTCGCGAAATGGGTGGAACATTTGGCAAGAATTTTAACGAACACAGCGCGCTCGTTATGCTAGGTATCATTCGATTCGTTATAAGTATAGTAACAGTTTTTTGTAGTAGAAAATACGGCAGGAGAGTTCTTTGCATCTTGAGTGGGATTGGAATGGCCATTTCTATGTTTCTTTCTGGAATGTACATGCATTTTGCGCTGTCGTACGATGAAAATGGTAATACGGAGGAAACCACGGTGGATCAAAAGTGGCTATTATTATTCTTCGTATTGGCTTACATCTGCACTAGTTCGCTTGGATTTATAGTCATACCGTGGACAATGATCGGGGAACTATTACCCGTGTCTATACGTGGTATTGGTGGGGGTCTCATGGTTTCTCTCGCTTACATAATGATGTTTGCTGTGATAAAGAGCTATCCGTACCTTTTGAAAAGCATGACTATCGAgggtatttttttctcttttagcTTCATATCTCTAACTGGTACagcttttgtatatttttttctgcctGAAACTCTGGGCAAATCATTTTCCGATATTGAAAAGTTCTTCTCCTCTactaaagagagaaaaacgcGCAATGCTAATTCtagaaattcttaa